Proteins encoded within one genomic window of Parolsenella massiliensis:
- a CDS encoding APC family permease: protein MAGNPAQAGGMKKELTLFNFFTIGFGAIIGTGWVLLVGDWMVLGGGPVPAMIAFAIGALFLVPIGMCFGELTAAIPISGGIIEYVDRTFGRKMGFITGWMLLLGNAPLCPWEAIAISTLLTDRFAEFPALAWLRSVKLYTILGADVYLWPTVIALAFAALVIFLNLRGAGAAAKLSSFLTKALLAGMVLAMVISFMTGSPDNAMPVFSQVADAAGGSATEATSLLGGIVAVLVMTPFFYAGFDTIPQQAEEASENIDWKKFGLIPAIALLASGVFYLVCIYSFGTIVDWHEFVRSSVPALAVLERINVFFYVAMLIIATLGPLGPMNSFFGASSRLMLAMGRKEMLPESFAQIDPKSGVPKKAIVVMSVLTLVGPFLGRNMLVPLTNVASLGFIFACTMAGFACWKLRRTEPDLPRPYKVNGGKAGIGCAIVAGLAIIALMVVPFSPAALSGIEWAITIGWLVAGFAILALFGSKRKAATEEQ from the coding sequence CCCGCCATGATTGCCTTTGCGATCGGCGCGCTGTTTCTCGTGCCCATTGGCATGTGCTTTGGCGAGCTCACGGCGGCCATCCCCATCTCGGGCGGCATCATCGAGTACGTGGACCGCACGTTTGGCCGCAAGATGGGCTTCATCACCGGCTGGATGCTCCTTTTGGGCAACGCCCCGCTTTGCCCCTGGGAGGCCATCGCCATCTCGACGCTGCTCACGGACCGCTTCGCGGAGTTCCCGGCCCTTGCGTGGCTGCGCAGCGTCAAGCTCTACACGATCCTGGGCGCAGACGTCTACCTGTGGCCCACGGTCATAGCCCTGGCGTTTGCGGCGCTCGTCATCTTCCTGAACCTGCGCGGCGCGGGCGCGGCGGCAAAGCTGTCGAGCTTCCTTACCAAGGCGCTGCTCGCGGGCATGGTGCTCGCCATGGTCATCAGCTTCATGACGGGCTCGCCTGACAACGCCATGCCGGTGTTCTCGCAGGTTGCCGATGCGGCGGGCGGCAGCGCCACCGAGGCCACGAGCCTTCTGGGCGGCATCGTGGCGGTGCTCGTCATGACGCCGTTCTTCTATGCGGGCTTCGACACCATCCCCCAGCAGGCCGAGGAGGCCTCCGAGAACATCGACTGGAAGAAGTTCGGCCTCATCCCGGCCATCGCGCTTCTCGCGTCGGGCGTGTTCTACCTCGTGTGCATCTACAGCTTTGGCACCATCGTGGACTGGCATGAGTTCGTGCGCAGCTCCGTGCCGGCGCTGGCCGTGCTCGAGCGCATCAACGTCTTCTTCTACGTCGCGATGCTCATCATCGCCACGCTTGGTCCCCTGGGCCCCATGAACTCGTTCTTTGGCGCCTCGAGCCGCCTCATGCTCGCCATGGGCCGCAAGGAGATGCTGCCGGAGAGCTTCGCCCAGATCGACCCGAAGTCCGGCGTCCCCAAGAAGGCCATCGTGGTCATGAGCGTGCTGACGCTCGTGGGCCCGTTCCTGGGCCGCAACATGCTCGTGCCGCTCACGAACGTGGCGTCGCTCGGCTTCATCTTCGCCTGCACCATGGCCGGCTTCGCGTGCTGGAAGCTGCGCCGCACCGAGCCCGACCTGCCGCGCCCCTACAAGGTCAACGGCGGCAAGGCGGGCATCGGCTGCGCCATCGTCGCGGGACTGGCCATCATCGCGCTCATGGTGGTGCCCTTCTCGCCGGCGGCGCTGTCGGGCATTGAGTGGGCCATCACGATCGGCTGGCTTGTCGCGGGCTTCGCGATCCTGGCGCTGTTTGGGTCGAAGCGCAAGGCGGCCACGGAAGAGCAATGA
- a CDS encoding LysR family transcriptional regulator, whose product MESSVQKVRAFEAAARLGSMSRAAEELGVAQSTLSRSVASLEQSWGVRLFDRHGPMLALTRDGERLLPDARAVCEASAALARHVSRMSALEDGCVSMAAPSSVVAMRLPGPLGRFSAEHPGVEVSICECTYGEAERLLLNGTVELAFIPNRLEEQGYISTVYDKDEIVVVAPRGHFAPDSSNIPVETLLGERFIADTETAPLLQRELRAPCIHCETSNITAILAMVEAGLGVSLLPSLALERTGFSLDVRHLATPAHRELYLVRRRTADLSLAAQAFLGYL is encoded by the coding sequence ATGGAATCCAGCGTTCAGAAGGTTCGTGCGTTCGAGGCCGCGGCTCGCCTGGGCAGCATGTCTCGCGCCGCCGAGGAGCTTGGCGTGGCGCAGTCGACGCTCAGCCGCTCGGTGGCAAGTCTGGAGCAGTCCTGGGGCGTGCGACTGTTCGACCGTCATGGGCCCATGCTCGCCCTCACGCGTGACGGCGAGCGGCTGCTTCCGGACGCCCGTGCCGTCTGCGAGGCGAGCGCGGCGCTGGCCCGTCACGTCTCGCGCATGAGCGCGCTGGAAGACGGCTGCGTGAGCATGGCGGCGCCGTCGAGCGTGGTGGCCATGCGCCTGCCCGGGCCGCTCGGGCGCTTCTCGGCAGAGCACCCCGGCGTCGAGGTGAGCATTTGCGAGTGCACGTACGGAGAGGCGGAGCGCCTGCTGCTGAACGGCACCGTTGAGCTGGCGTTCATTCCCAATCGCCTTGAGGAGCAGGGCTACATCTCCACCGTCTACGACAAGGACGAGATCGTGGTCGTGGCTCCCCGGGGCCACTTTGCGCCCGACTCCTCGAACATCCCGGTGGAGACGCTTCTCGGCGAGCGCTTCATCGCGGACACGGAGACCGCGCCCCTGCTCCAGCGCGAGCTCAGGGCCCCCTGCATCCACTGCGAGACGAGCAACATCACGGCTATCCTCGCCATGGTCGAGGCGGGCCTTGGCGTGTCGCTGCTGCCGAGCCTTGCGCTCGAGCGCACGGGATTCTCGCTTGACGTCCGCCACCTGGCCACGCCGGCGCATCGCGAGCTGTACCTGGTGCGCAGGCGCACGGCAGACCTGAGCCTCGCGGCGCAGGCGTTTCTCGGCTACCTGTAG
- a CDS encoding LacI family DNA-binding transcriptional regulator gives MGKDGVTVKDIAQMAGVSVATVSRVINQNGRFSPETERRVREVIEKCNYQPNQLAKGLRQHRTASVGVVVPNIANEFFSSMILAMQTELFAHDFACVIYNTNASLDLERQCQSLLAAQSVAGVIAVNSLDDVRSALKRPVPTVYVDRFVDDDGGGKVACISSDNELSGHLAARELLRGGCRRPALIEARADSPITRLRTRGFVDELAVAGVELDEGNVKSSAVTSFERGHALVSELIEEGREFDGVFCQADWLAMGALEALREHGLSVPGDVCVVGHDDISIARFGRPPITTIRQEPGVLGRRAAELLVQMMAGQAPDEQRTTVPVKLERRESTRTAR, from the coding sequence ATGGGCAAAGACGGCGTCACCGTCAAGGACATTGCGCAGATGGCGGGCGTTTCCGTGGCCACGGTCTCGCGCGTCATCAACCAGAACGGGCGCTTCTCGCCCGAGACGGAGCGACGCGTGCGCGAGGTCATCGAGAAGTGCAACTACCAGCCCAACCAGCTTGCCAAGGGCCTGCGGCAGCACAGGACCGCCTCGGTGGGCGTTGTGGTGCCAAACATCGCCAACGAGTTCTTCTCGTCCATGATCCTGGCGATGCAGACCGAGCTGTTCGCCCACGACTTCGCCTGCGTCATCTACAACACGAACGCCTCGCTCGACCTCGAGCGCCAGTGCCAGTCGCTGCTCGCCGCCCAGAGCGTGGCGGGCGTCATCGCCGTGAACAGCCTCGACGACGTGAGAAGCGCGCTCAAGCGCCCCGTTCCCACCGTCTACGTGGATCGCTTCGTGGACGACGACGGGGGAGGAAAGGTTGCCTGCATCTCCTCGGACAACGAGCTCAGTGGACACCTTGCCGCCCGCGAGCTGCTGCGGGGCGGCTGCCGCCGGCCAGCGCTCATCGAGGCGCGTGCGGACTCGCCCATCACGCGCCTGCGCACGAGGGGGTTCGTCGACGAGCTCGCGGTTGCCGGCGTCGAGCTCGACGAGGGCAACGTCAAATCCAGCGCCGTGACGTCGTTCGAGCGGGGGCATGCGCTCGTGAGCGAGCTCATCGAGGAGGGCCGCGAGTTCGACGGCGTCTTCTGCCAGGCGGACTGGCTTGCGATGGGAGCCCTCGAGGCGCTGCGCGAGCATGGCCTCTCGGTGCCGGGGGACGTGTGCGTCGTGGGACACGACGACATCTCCATCGCCAGGTTTGGGCGCCCGCCCATCACGACGATTCGCCAGGAGCCGGGCGTGCTTGGAAGGCGCGCGGCCGAGCTTCTCGTCCAGATGATGGCTGGCCAGGCGCCCGATGAGCAGCGGACCACCGTGCCCGTCAAGCTCGAGCGCCGCGAGTCGACGCGGACTGCTCGCTAG
- a CDS encoding amidohydrolase family protein, whose protein sequence is MGKYAFVGGRLVDGTGAAPVDDSLVLVDDKKIVYAGPRTEVPAGYDVEDCTGKTVMPGLIDTHLHFSGNLTDDDNDWVIETPAQKQACAVKQSYDALTHGLTTVCEIGRNGIAIRDLVNMGVMKGPRIYATGLGFCRTAGHGDSHKLPLQVSKDSHPWGDQVDGPWELRHAVRLRLRENPDAIKIWATGGGIWRWDSGRRQLMSTEEIQAVAEECKLTGIPLWSHSYNSVSAAYDSVRFGAEQLIHGFELDDKTMNLMAEQGTFFTPTIGFLPTWYATYPPEESEANAKFPGDTVVERELQRTYANLRRANELGVTLTIGSDSFSFVTPYGYVTIDEMYDFVDKAGIPVLETIKAATLNGAKMVHHEDEFGSLEAGKLADLLVVKGDVARNIHDLTPDNMDVIMKEGDKVIKGAL, encoded by the coding sequence ATGGGCAAGTACGCATTCGTGGGTGGCAGGCTCGTCGATGGTACCGGCGCCGCGCCGGTGGACGATTCGCTCGTCCTCGTCGACGACAAGAAGATCGTCTACGCGGGCCCGCGCACCGAGGTGCCGGCCGGCTATGACGTCGAGGACTGCACGGGCAAGACGGTCATGCCCGGCCTCATCGACACGCACCTGCACTTCTCGGGCAACCTCACCGATGACGACAACGACTGGGTCATCGAGACGCCCGCCCAGAAGCAAGCCTGCGCCGTCAAGCAGTCCTACGACGCGCTCACCCACGGCCTCACCACCGTGTGCGAGATCGGCCGCAACGGCATCGCCATCCGTGACCTCGTGAACATGGGCGTCATGAAGGGCCCGCGCATCTACGCCACGGGCCTGGGCTTCTGCCGCACCGCCGGCCACGGTGACTCCCACAAGCTGCCGCTGCAGGTCAGCAAGGACTCCCACCCCTGGGGCGACCAGGTGGACGGCCCGTGGGAGCTTCGCCACGCCGTGCGCCTGCGCCTGCGCGAGAACCCCGACGCCATCAAGATCTGGGCCACGGGCGGCGGCATCTGGCGCTGGGACTCCGGCCGCAGGCAGCTCATGAGCACCGAGGAGATCCAGGCCGTGGCCGAGGAGTGCAAGCTCACGGGCATCCCGCTGTGGAGCCACTCCTACAACTCGGTGAGCGCCGCCTATGACTCCGTGCGCTTTGGCGCCGAGCAGCTCATTCACGGCTTCGAGCTCGACGACAAGACCATGAACCTCATGGCCGAGCAGGGCACGTTCTTCACGCCCACCATCGGCTTCCTCCCCACCTGGTACGCCACCTACCCGCCCGAGGAGTCCGAGGCCAACGCCAAGTTCCCCGGCGACACCGTGGTGGAGCGCGAGCTGCAGCGCACCTACGCCAACCTGCGCCGCGCCAACGAGCTGGGCGTCACGCTCACCATCGGCTCCGACTCCTTCTCCTTCGTGACGCCGTATGGCTACGTCACGATCGACGAGATGTATGACTTCGTGGACAAGGCCGGCATCCCGGTGCTCGAGACGATCAAGGCCGCCACGCTCAACGGCGCCAAGATGGTCCATCACGAGGACGAGTTCGGCTCGCTCGAGGCCGGCAAGCTCGCCGACCTGCTCGTGGTCAAGGGCGACGTCGCCCGCAACATCCATGACCTCACGCCCGACAACATGGACGTCATCATGAAGGAGGGCGACAAGGTCATCAAGGGCGCCCTGTAG
- a CDS encoding PTS glucose transporter subunit IIA, with product MSNCQHEVLSPVDGAYVPIESVADPAFAQKMMGDGFAVAPSSDVVVAPVAGEVVAKCPTGHAFGLRTDNGLELIVHVGIDTVNEGGAGFSSKVEKGQRVAVGDVLVEFDRAALAEKGYDTSVIVVLLAVPEGPGVQKPAAAGEAMEAGKTVAVTF from the coding sequence ATGTCTAACTGCCAGCACGAGGTGCTCTCGCCGGTCGACGGCGCGTACGTGCCCATCGAGTCCGTCGCCGACCCGGCGTTTGCCCAGAAGATGATGGGGGACGGCTTTGCCGTGGCGCCCTCGTCCGACGTGGTCGTGGCGCCGGTTGCCGGCGAGGTCGTGGCGAAGTGCCCCACGGGCCATGCCTTTGGCCTGCGCACGGACAACGGCCTGGAGCTCATCGTCCACGTGGGCATCGACACGGTCAACGAGGGCGGTGCCGGGTTCTCCTCCAAGGTCGAGAAGGGCCAGCGCGTTGCCGTGGGCGACGTCCTTGTCGAGTTCGACCGCGCGGCGCTTGCCGAGAAGGGCTACGACACGTCCGTGATCGTGGTGCTGCTCGCGGTGCCCGAGGGTCCCGGCGTCCAGAAGCCCGCCGCTGCGGGCGAGGCGATGGAGGCCGGCAAGACCGTTGCCGTCACGTTCTAG